The following proteins are encoded in a genomic region of Zea mays cultivar B73 chromosome 9, Zm-B73-REFERENCE-NAM-5.0, whole genome shotgun sequence:
- the LOC109942396 gene encoding autophagy-related protein 2 yields the protein MGFLDGLRLDTLLKRVCKSLLKKRLGDLILGDLDLDQFDIQLGRGTVQLNDLALNAEFINHKLSGSPIMLKEGSIKSLLVRFTTSCEIVVEELELVLVPSVASEVDNVHTECSVSGSTSDTQTLVNTERSESDSNQCSTSVSRDVDEGVKRIANAIKWFLTSFNIKLKNVYVVFDPQINLNSRLPETSRSLVFRIKEVEFGTQLGLFKLDNFLTFREAVIEFLKMDDVDTLLQNDPIRGIAGISASHSTTAVLTGPIGGFSGKLNLSIPWNKGCLNFEKIDADVSIDSLELRLQFCSIRWIMHVWDSLQKKTVDEQSCVHNIADISISSSSSGLCPSASSSLKPGSDSVKATSEYLVQSTFSQSGQDKIQDSFLTRANVIKDWMDPVARNDLGDPDSDCDESIDQFFECFEELRNSQSSLGNSGIWDWTCSVFNAISFASTLASGSDQVPKESVVEKTLRASITELSVLLLFSDDTDIENSSVPVSTSGDMRNSEMFSSCLSSMHFEKSIMSPATASSLNMHHLKAKCENILLDLQTYPKFVRFKASIAQIKLDEYYHARNICSDDSNLGNHFLNNNLQQGVQASLPQCLFAAGDHSVETYEFCGNSSSELTRVELLKTFGKSTFYYDVSTKDQDGNLVSSTSMSIRLAPLLLWVHFHTIYMLLSFVSKVESDLSHGEKHGDEKGSRLSTSTNSSSIGSLKVQIFLSPARITLCFPSEFSWDLSHPSVLDKFLVIDHTSCLNMVETVSYPQNEFHLSKSCTSIHLAVGNVDIYLVKPVNNVLVGRICSSSRQTFSTMKILSVTGTSYNDSGITLIRRKFAVTGPEILNNAWSLPKLHDEKISKKQNSKWAGISPSSTHDLVETGSSTRQELLKSTEVLFHVQLSCVSVQISKKDCELLNKLLDHVIEGISNQQTSISGNSKDQSVLINDICIQTSVLFECSILEICTELNETVEVGPLLQSELKGSWNSLKLKVSKFSLFSCSNVGGISSASFLWVNHGEGELWGSVSAKNDKVSGESKDFLIVACKDSACRRGDGEGTNALSIGAAGCSVTHIRNPKLKENYTYVDVRSGTIVAPGGRMDWINVICLLFSSGSNGTEKSVDNNTVNSYQLNDPYSSSLFLEFSDVAVSYEPHFKNFTLSAAPTDPKFFSCLLAASSFKLHNKSASASAAADFDIQLRDLGILISQSSGSTNATCSYSVGYLHQAGYTKVAQNTFIEASLRLDSTFWKLEIFDSQFDIGTCHDTTYGLIGLGSQLQQLYGPDMQDALDHLQSRWNSVQQANRQNMAADESDTSESSLEILADSGNYQSDGLLDDIIENAFYTEDCMDNHFWERNCHHLFNNSEMDDGFELNAATSSHEFLRSIPEGNVTQISLERNAWPDQIDSYYMPEFHQSLSTLCDEEHKCTFGDNSHRTLESEDAGWYKNVPLTIVENHVLKQENKQVLQHEVASVCSLNPDEYSNLKGKIHIHDIDVKWRMYAGDEWLLLQKDSTSLTFTDGKDRSSSLEFTLRGLSIQVDMYPDGDVSISKLSIAAEDLTLCDQSIHAPWKLVLGCYNSKDYPRESWSSAFRLELESVRPEPQAPLEDYRLHLEILPLQLHLDQEQLNFLINFFKNDSCNNDPHSHCENETVDVKNTSNGSNTVVDEALLPFFQKFDVKPLVLHINYIPRQFDPIALGKGNYAELLNILPWKGIDLKLKHVSAMGVYGWSSIGDTVAAEWLEDISKNQVHKLLKGLAPIRSLAAVGSGTRKLVSLPIKSYKKDRKLLKGVQRGTVAFIRSVSIEAVGLGVHLAAGAHDILMKTEHALTTVPPPLASCEAKRTKHNIRANQPESAQQGMKQAYESLTVGFGRTASALIGNPIKVYNRGAGVGSVLATAICGAPAAAVAPVSASARALHYALLGLRNSLDPEHKKESMYKYQGPSQA from the exons ATGGGGTTCTTGGACGGATTACGTCTCGACACGCTGCTTAAGCGCGTCTGCAAGTCGCTGCTCAAGAAGCGGCTTGGGGATCTGATCCTCGGCGACCTCGACCTCGATCAGTTCGACATCCAGCTTGGCCGCGGCACGGTGCAGCTCAACGACCTCGCCCTAAACGCTGAGTTCATCAACCATAAG TTATCAGGATCCCCTATTATGCTGAAAGAAGGATCAATAAAATCCCTGCTAGTTAGATTCACTACTAGCTGCGAGATTGTTGTTGAAGAATTGGAGCTTGTGCTTGTCCCATCTGTTGCAAGTGAAGTTGATAATGTGCATACTGAATGCTCTGTCTCTGGTAGTACTAGTGACACACAAACATTAGTAAACACCGAAAGAAGTGAATCTGATAGTAATCAGTGCTCCACTTCTGTATCCCGAGATGTGGATGAAGGTGTAAAAAGAATTGCCAATGCCATCAAATGGTTTCTGACAAGCTTTAATATTAAGTTAAAGAATGTCTATGTTGTATTTGATCCTCAAATCAATTTGAATAGTAGACTCCCAGAAACTAGTCGATCTCTAGTTTTCCGAATTAAAGAGGTGGAATTTGGAACCCAACTTGGTCTATTTAAACTGGACAACTTTTTAACTTTCCGTGAGGCGGTCATTGAATTTTTGAAGATGGATGATGTCGACACACTGCTTCAAAATGATCCAATTAGAGGAATAGCTGGCATTTCAGCAAGTCATAGTACTACTGCAGTCTTAACCGGTCCCATTGGTGGATTCTCAGGGAAACTCAATTTAAGCATCCCATGGAACAAGGGGTGCTTGAACTTTGAGAAAATTGATGCAGATGTATCAATTGATTCATTAGAATTGCGGTTACAATTCTGCAGCATCCGGTGGATCATGCACGTATGGGATTCTCTCCAAAAAAAGACAGTAGACGAACAGAGTTGTGTTCATAATATTGCAGATATCTCTATTAGCTCTTCCAGCTCTGGCTTGTGTCCATCTGCTTCAAGCTCTTTGAAACCAGGTTCAGATTCTGTAAAAGCCACCAGTGAATACTTGGTACAGAGCACATTTTCTCAAAGCGGGCAGGATAAAATTCAGGATTCTTTCCTTACAAGGGCAAATGTGATAAAAGACTGGATGGATCCTGTTGCCCGTAATGATCTAGGTGACCCTGATTCAGATTGTGATGAAAG CATTGATCAGTTCTTTGAATGTTTTGAGGAATTGAGGAACTCCCAGTCAAGTTTAGGAAACAGTGGTATATGGGACTGGACGTGTTCAGTGTTCAATGCCATAAGTTTTGCATCCACTTTAGCTTCTGGATCAGATCAAGTTCCTAAAG AATCAGTTGTCGAGAAGACCTTACGAGCCTCCATCACTGAGTTATCTGTTCTTCTTTTGTTCAGTGATGATACAGATATCGAAAATTCCAGTGTTCCTGTCAGCACATCGGGTGATATGAGAAATTCTGAAATGTTTTCGAGCTGCCTTTCCTCTATGCATTTTGAGAAATCAATTATGTCTCCTGCTACAGCTTCCAGCTTAAATATGCATCATCTCAAAGCCAAGTGTGAGAACATTCTCCTTGATCTACAG ACTTACCCAAAATTTGTAAGGTTCAAGGCATCAATTGCCCAAATTAAGCTTGATGAATACTACCATGCCAGAAACATCTGTTCAGATGATTCAAACCTTGGTAACCACTTCTTGAACAATAACTTGCAGCAAGGAGTTCAAGCTTCCCTCCCTCAGTGCCTGTTTGCTGCTGGAGATCACTCGGTAGAAACCTATGAATTTTGTGGCAACAGTTCAAGTGAATTGACACGAGTTGAATTGCTAAAAACTTTTGGCAAGTCCACATTCTATTATGATGTCAGTACCAAAGATCAAGATGGCAATTTAGTAAGCTCAACTTCTATGTCGATCCGTTTGGCTCCTTTGCTTTTATGGGTGCACTTCCATACAATATACATGCTACTGAGTTTTGTAAGTAAAGTTGAGTCTGATTTGTCACATGGAGAAAAGCATGGTGACGAAAAAGGAAGCAGATTGAGTACCAGCACAAACTCATCCTCAATCGGAAGTCTAAAAGTTCAGATATTCCTATCACCGGCAAGAATCACCCTGTGCTTTCCATCTGAGTTTTCATGGGATTTGAGCCACCCATCTGTCCTGGATAAGTTCCTGGTGATCGACCACACTTCATGTCTGAACATGGTAGAAACTGTATCATACCCTCAAAATGAGTTTCATCTTAGCAAGTCATGTACCTCAATCCATTTGGCTGTAGGGAATGTAGACATATATTTGGTTAAGCCAGTCAATAATGTATTGGTTGGTAGAATCTGTTCTTCAAGTAGGCAAACTTTCTCTACAATGAAGATTCTTTCTGTTACTGGAACCAGTTATAATGACTCTGGCATCACACTGATCAGGAGAAAGTTTGCTGTAACTGGCCCTGAGATTTTGAACAATGCTTGGAGTTTGCCAAAGCTGCATGATGAAAAGATTTCTAAAAAACAGAACAGCAAATGGGCTGGCATTTCCCCTTCTTCAACACATGATCTTGTGGAGACAGGATCTAGTACGCGCCAGGAGCTCCTAAAGAGCACTGAGGTCTTATTTCATGTTCAACTTTCTTGTGTCTCAGTACAAATTAGTAAAAAGGATTGCGAGTTACTAAATAAGTTGCTAGATCATGTCATTGAGGGGATATCAAATCAACAAACAAGCATTTCTGGAAATTCCAAGGACCAATCTGTTCTGATCAATGATATCTGCATTCAAACATCTGTCCTTTTTGAATGCAGTATCTTGGAAATTTGCACTGAATTGAATGAAACAGTGGAAGTTGGTCCTTTATTACAGTCAGAACTAAAAGGATCCTGGAACTCTCTGAAGTTGAAAGTTTCAAAATTTTCTCTTTTCTCCTGTTCAAATGTTGGAGGCATCAGCAGTGCCAGTTTTCTTTGGGTGAATCATGGTGAAGGTGAGCTTTGGGGTTCTGTTAGTGCTAAGAATGATAAAGTCTCTGGAGAAAGTAAAGATTTTCTTATAGTCGCTTGCAAGGACTCTGCCTGCAGGCGGGGTGACGGTGAAGGTACTAATGCGCTGTCTATTGGCGCTGCTGGCTGTTCGGTGACCCACATCAGGAACCCAAAGCTAAAAGAGAACTACACTTATGTTGATGTTCGTTCTGGTACAATTGTAGCACCTGGTGGCCGTATGGATTGGATCAATGTGATATGCCTGCTGTTCAGTTCAGGTTCAAATGGAACTGAAAAGTCAGTTGATAATAACACAGTAAATAGCTACCAATTGAATGATCCTTATTCGTCATCTTTGTTTCTCGAGTTCTCTGATGTTGCTGTTAGCTATGAACCTCATTTTAAAAATTTCACTCTTAGTGCTGCACCAActgaccccaagtttttctcatgCCTTTTAGCTGCATCATCATTTAAACTCCATAATAAATCTGCATCAGCCTCTGCAGCTGCTGATTTTGATATCCAGTTACGTGATCTTGGAATCCTCATTTCtcaatcatctggctcaacaaatgcCACCTGCAGTTACAGTGTAGGTTACCTTCATCAAGCAGGTTATACTAAGGTTGCCCAGAATACATTCATTGAAGCTTCTCTAAGATTAGATTCTACCTTTTGGAAGCTTGAAATATTTGATTCCCAATTTGATATTGGTACATGTCATGACACGACTTATGGTCTTATTGGTTTGGGATCCCAACTCCAGCAGCTATATGGTCCAGATATGCAAGATGCTTTAGATCATCTACAGTCTAGGTGGAATAGTGTTCAGCAGGCAAACAGGCAAAATATGGCTGCTGATGAATCAGACACGTCTGAGAGCAGTTTGGAGATTTTGGCGGATTCTGGGAATTATCAGTCGGATGGACTGCTTGATGATATTATTGAGAATGCTTTTTACACAGAGGACTGCATGGACAACCATTTTTGGGAGAGAAATTGCCATCACCTATTTAATAACAGTGAAATGGATGATGGATTTGAGCTGAATGCAGCCACTTCTTCACACGAATTTCTTAGATCTATTCCGGAAGGCAATGTTACTCAGATATCACTAGAACGGAATGCCTGGCCTGATCAAATCGACTCATATTATATGCCTGAATTTCATCAATCATTATCAACTCTATGTGATGAAGAGCATAAATGTACGTTTGGTGACAATTCTCATAGAACCCTGGAAAGTGAAGATGCTGGATGGTATAAAAATGTTCCCTTAACAATAGTTGAGAATCATGTTTTGAAACAGGAAAACAAGCAAGTACTTCAACACGAAGTGGCTTCTGTTTGCAGTTTGAATCCTGATGAATATAGTAATCTGAAAGGAAAGATTCATATTCATGATATAGATGTAAAGTGGCGGATGTATGCTGGAGATGAGTGGTTATTACTTCAGAAAGATTCTACTAGCTTAACATTCACAGATGGAAAAGATAGGAGCTCTTCACTGGAATTTACCTTGAGAGGGCTCAGTATCCAAGTTGACATGTATCCAGATGGGGATGTTTCTATATCCAAGCTATCCATAGCTGCTGAGGACTTAACTCTGTGTGATCAAAGTATCCATGCTCCGTGGAAACTG GTTCTTGGATGTTACAACTCAAAGGATTATCCAAGAGAGTCGTGGTCCAGTGCTTTCAGGTTAGAACTGGAGTCTGTGAGGCCTGAGCCACAGGCTCCTTTGGAAGACtacag GCTCCATCTCGAAATTTTGCCTCTACAGTTGCATCTTGATCAAGAGCAACTTAACTTCCTAATCAATTTCTTCAAGAATGATTCATGTAACAATGACCCTCATTCGCATTGCGAAAATGAGACTGTCGACGTGAAGAACACAAGCAATGGAAGCAATACAGTTGTGGATGAGGCATTACTTCCTTTCTTTCAG AAATTTGATGTAAAGCCGCTTGTTCTGCACATTAATTATATACCCCGTCAGTTTGATCCAATTGCACTAGGCAAAGGAAATTATGCAGAACTTCTCAACATTCTTCCATGGAAG GGAATTGATTTGAAGCTTAAGCATGTTTCTGCAATGGGCGTTTACGGATGGAGCAGCATAGGTGATACAGTAGCTGCGGAATGGTTGGAAGACATTTCTAAAAATCAG GTGCACAAATTGCTAAAAGGGCTTGCTCCAATAAGATCACTAGCTGCTGTTGGTTCAGGCACCAGAAAGTTGGTCTCTTTGCCCATCAAAAGCTACAAGAAGGATCGGAAATTGCTCAAGGGAGTGCAAAGAG GCACAGTTGCTTTTATTAGAAGTGTTAGCATTGAAGCAGTAGGTCTTGGAGTCCATTTGGCTGCAGGAGCTCATGATATACTTATGAAGACAGAACATGCTCTTACAACTGTTCCACCACCTTTAGCCTCATGTGAAGCGAAACGAACAAAACACAACATTAGAGCTAACCAACCTGAAAGTGCACAACAAGGAATGAAACAG GCATATGAAAGTTTGACTGTTGGTTTTGGAAGGACAGCCTCTGCTCTCATTGGCAACCCTATTAAAGTTTATAACCGAGGGGCGGGTGTTGGATCAGTTCTAGCTACTGCAATCTGTGGAGCACCAGCTGCTGCAGTAGCTCCAGTCTCGGCATCTGCTCGCGCTTTACATTATGCACTTCTTGGGCTAAGGAACAG